In Paracoccus fistulariae, a single window of DNA contains:
- a CDS encoding alpha/beta hydrolase gives MTKDWDKTFPQSDRVDHEKISFTNRYGITLTGDLYLPKDRSGALPAIAVAGPFGAVKEQSSGLYAQTMAERGFATLAFDPSFTGESGGEPRNVASPDINTEDFMAAVDYLGLHEAVDRERIGIIGICGWGGMALSAAAIDKRIKAVATSTMYDMTRVMSRGYNDSVTLEQRTEMLENLGRQRWEDAANGAPAYGPPSLELQGGEPQFVVEYHDYYRTPRGYHERAVNSGNAWTKTTPLPFMNLPILTYIAEISPRPVLLIHGENAHSRYFSETAYEAAAEPKELLIVPGANHTDLYDKVDVIPFDRIESFFGDVLV, from the coding sequence ATGACAAAAGACTGGGACAAAACCTTCCCGCAAAGCGACCGCGTTGACCATGAAAAGATCAGCTTCACCAACCGCTATGGCATCACGCTGACCGGCGATCTGTATCTGCCGAAGGATCGCAGCGGCGCGCTGCCCGCCATCGCCGTCGCTGGCCCCTTTGGCGCGGTCAAGGAACAATCCTCTGGGCTTTACGCGCAGACCATGGCCGAACGCGGCTTTGCCACGCTGGCCTTCGATCCGTCCTTTACCGGCGAAAGCGGCGGGGAACCGCGCAATGTCGCCTCGCCCGATATCAATACCGAGGATTTCATGGCCGCTGTCGATTACCTCGGCCTGCATGAGGCCGTCGATCGCGAACGGATCGGGATCATCGGGATCTGCGGCTGGGGCGGCATGGCGCTGAGTGCTGCGGCCATCGACAAGCGTATCAAGGCGGTCGCAACCAGCACCATGTATGACATGACGCGGGTGATGTCGCGCGGCTATAATGACAGCGTGACGCTGGAACAGCGGACGGAAATGCTGGAAAACCTTGGCCGTCAGCGGTGGGAGGATGCGGCGAATGGCGCACCGGCCTATGGTCCGCCCTCGCTGGAATTGCAGGGCGGAGAGCCGCAATTCGTGGTGGAATATCACGATTATTACCGCACGCCGCGTGGCTATCACGAACGCGCCGTGAATTCGGGCAATGCCTGGACGAAGACCACGCCGCTGCCCTTCATGAACCTGCCGATCCTGACCTATATCGCGGAAATCTCGCCGCGTCCGGTGCTGCTGATCCATGGCGAGAATGCCCATTCGCGCTATTTCAGCGAAACGGCCTATGAGGCTGCGGCCGAACCGAAAGAGCTGCTGATCGTGCCGGGCGCGAACCACACCGATCTGTATGACAAGGTCGATGTGATCCCCTTCGACCGGATCGAGAGCTTCTTTGGCGACGTTCTGGTGTAA
- a CDS encoding MFS transporter → MTDATFIETTSRPDAAWGAVMAMALCVALLIASEFMPVSLLTPMAEGLSATEGQTGQAISISGLFAVAASMLITTVAGRLNRKTVLVALTGLMLASLVMVAVAQSFAMLMLARALLGICVGGFWALATAVIMRLVPASEVPRGLSLMYGGQAIAAAFAAPMGSYLGDIIGWRGVFWALVPLVAGNLVWHLVALPSLPARGRQSLGTLIEVLRRPYFARGLIAAMLSWGAAFTMFTYLRPYLETVTRVDVTTLSILLLVLGSAGFIGTWAAGRFVGNNVAAQLKLPALIMGAVTLALIFAGASPVLTGLLLAIWGVMNTAMSVIFMTWMSQNVDDAPEAAGSLMVAAIQLSILLGAVIGGLLLDGFSITATFAGSVLLSAIATALIGSGRRMLKP, encoded by the coding sequence ATGACGGATGCAACTTTCATCGAAACGACATCCCGGCCCGACGCCGCCTGGGGCGCGGTCATGGCCATGGCGCTGTGCGTGGCGCTGCTGATCGCGTCGGAATTCATGCCGGTCAGCCTGCTGACGCCGATGGCCGAGGGGCTGAGCGCCACGGAAGGCCAGACGGGACAGGCGATTTCCATCAGCGGGCTGTTTGCGGTCGCGGCCAGCATGCTGATCACCACGGTCGCGGGGCGGCTGAACCGCAAGACCGTGCTGGTCGCGCTGACCGGACTGATGCTGGCCTCGCTGGTGATGGTCGCCGTGGCGCAAAGCTTTGCCATGCTGATGCTGGCCCGAGCGCTTCTGGGCATCTGCGTCGGCGGATTTTGGGCACTGGCCACCGCCGTCATCATGCGGCTGGTGCCCGCGTCCGAGGTGCCGCGCGGCCTGTCGCTGATGTATGGCGGACAGGCAATCGCGGCGGCCTTTGCGGCGCCGATGGGTAGCTATCTGGGCGATATCATCGGCTGGCGCGGCGTTTTCTGGGCGCTGGTGCCGCTGGTGGCGGGCAACCTTGTCTGGCATCTGGTCGCGCTGCCGTCGCTGCCCGCACGCGGCCGGCAAAGTCTTGGCACGCTGATCGAGGTTCTGCGCCGTCCCTATTTCGCCCGTGGCCTGATCGCGGCGATGCTGTCCTGGGGCGCGGCCTTTACCATGTTCACCTATCTGCGCCCCTATCTGGAGACCGTCACGCGCGTCGATGTCACCACGCTGTCGATCCTGCTGCTGGTTCTGGGCAGCGCGGGCTTTATCGGCACCTGGGCGGCGGGCCGCTTTGTGGGAAACAATGTGGCCGCGCAGTTGAAGCTGCCGGCGCTGATCATGGGTGCGGTCACGCTGGCGCTGATCTTCGCGGGTGCCTCGCCCGTGCTGACGGGGCTCCTGCTGGCCATCTGGGGCGTCATGAACACGGCCATGTCGGTGATTTTCATGACCTGGATGTCGCAGAACGTCGATGACGCGCCAGAGGCCGCAGGCAGCCTGATGGTCGCCGCGATCCAGCTGTCGATCCTGCTGGGGGCCGTCATCGGAGGCCTGTTGCTGGATGGGTTTTCCATCACCGCGACCTTCGCCGGCAGCGTCCTTTTGTCCGCCATCGCCACCGCCCTGATCGGCAGCGGCCGACGGATGCTGAAGCCCTGA
- a CDS encoding LysR family transcriptional regulator yields the protein MSKTDFNDLMWFRITAEERSFTKAAARIGVVQSTLSHTIKRLEGNMGIRLLNRTTRSVAPTPAGERLLATIAPRMTEIEDEIAALMEFRDKPSGSIRLTLSDHALNTVVWPKLKPVLQDHPDISVEFSIDNGFRNIVEDGFDAGVRLGESVEKDMIAARIGPDWRMVAVASPAYFAQHGVPQQPQDLLQHNCINMRYSRGGLSSWEFEKDGQALNVRVEGQLTFSNNYAMMDAILGGMGVGFVPNSLADGHVASGALQLVLDDWSPFFDGYFLYYPTRRQNLPVFRLIVDALRERG from the coding sequence ATGTCAAAGACCGATTTCAATGACCTGATGTGGTTCCGCATCACCGCGGAAGAGCGCAGCTTTACCAAGGCGGCAGCCCGCATCGGCGTGGTGCAATCGACGCTGAGCCATACGATCAAGCGGCTGGAAGGCAATATGGGCATCCGCCTGCTTAACCGCACCACGCGCAGCGTCGCGCCCACCCCTGCAGGCGAGCGTCTGCTGGCCACCATCGCCCCCCGCATGACCGAGATCGAGGATGAGATCGCCGCCCTGATGGAGTTCCGCGACAAGCCCTCGGGCTCGATCCGGCTGACGTTGTCCGATCACGCGCTGAACACCGTGGTCTGGCCGAAGCTGAAGCCGGTGCTGCAGGACCATCCCGATATCAGCGTCGAGTTCAGCATCGATAACGGCTTTCGCAATATCGTTGAGGATGGGTTTGACGCGGGCGTCCGTCTGGGTGAAAGCGTCGAGAAAGACATGATCGCCGCCCGCATCGGCCCCGACTGGCGCATGGTGGCGGTCGCCTCGCCCGCCTATTTCGCGCAGCACGGGGTGCCGCAGCAACCCCAGGATCTGTTGCAGCACAATTGCATCAACATGCGCTATTCGCGCGGTGGCCTGTCGTCCTGGGAGTTCGAGAAGGACGGTCAGGCGCTGAATGTCCGCGTCGAGGGACAACTGACCTTCAGCAACAATTATGCGATGATGGACGCGATCCTTGGCGGAATGGGTGTCGGTTTCGTGCCGAACAGCCTGGCTGACGGGCACGTCGCGTCGGGCGCGCTGCAACTGGTGCTGGACGACTGGTCGCCCTTCTTCGACGGCTATTTCCTCTACTACCCCACCCGCCGCCAGAACCTGCCCGTCTTCAGGCTGATCGTCGACGCGCTACGAGAACGCGGGTAG
- a CDS encoding transposase: MSAPLPSALRVRFQRYIEEGLSGRAAAARLKLSPATGARWARLVRATGEARAAPQGRPKGHGKLAPHRGFFEVLLGQDADMTLPELGRALEDATGVCAHSASIGRFLRKLGYRYEKNRWWPPSGVARV, from the coding sequence ATGTCAGCACCATTGCCGTCGGCACTTCGGGTTCGGTTTCAACGCTACATTGAGGAGGGCCTGAGCGGGCGGGCGGCTGCGGCGCGGCTGAAACTTTCGCCCGCGACCGGTGCGCGATGGGCTCGGCTGGTTCGCGCCACCGGAGAAGCGCGTGCCGCGCCGCAGGGTCGCCCCAAGGGGCACGGAAAGCTCGCGCCGCATCGCGGCTTCTTCGAGGTGCTGCTTGGGCAGGACGCGGACATGACCCTGCCCGAACTGGGTCGGGCGCTTGAGGATGCGACCGGCGTCTGCGCTCATTCGGCCTCGATCGGGCGATTTTTGCGCAAGCTGGGCTATCGTTACGAAAAAAATCGCTGGTGGCCTCCGAGCGGTGTCGCGCGCGTGTGA
- a CDS encoding transposase: MASERCRARVKRLRSDWFLHRMPAMREHPEQIVFIDGKEDQKTIRWIVFPTNAVKTNLTRLRGRALRGQRLVMDAPFGSWGTQTFIAGLTTDTLIAPWVIKGAMDGDAFATYIRQVLVPELAPRTVVVLDNLAPHRNAEAARAIREAGCWFLYLPPYSPDLNPIEINRALSRTHGVRALIFAKLKAHLRRIGARSFTQVFEAIGRVCELFDQTECWNYFKAAGYGAG; encoded by the coding sequence GTGGCCTCCGAGCGGTGTCGCGCGCGTGTGAAGCGCCTGCGTTCGGACTGGTTCCTGCATCGCATGCCCGCGATGCGCGAGCATCCGGAACAGATTGTCTTCATTGATGGTAAGGAGGATCAGAAAACGATCCGGTGGATCGTTTTCCCGACGAACGCGGTGAAGACCAATCTCACCCGCCTGCGAGGGCGGGCGTTGCGCGGGCAACGGCTGGTCATGGATGCACCATTCGGCAGCTGGGGCACCCAGACCTTCATCGCAGGCCTGACAACCGATACACTGATCGCGCCCTGGGTCATCAAGGGGGCGATGGACGGCGACGCCTTCGCCACCTATATCCGCCAGGTTCTGGTCCCGGAACTGGCACCCCGCACCGTGGTCGTTCTGGATAACCTTGCCCCCCATCGCAACGCCGAGGCCGCCCGGGCCATCCGCGAAGCGGGCTGCTGGTTTCTCTATCTGCCGCCATATTCGCCTGATCTGAACCCGATAGAAATCAATCGGGCGCTCTCTCGAACGCATGGCGTTCGCGCCCTCATATTCGCCAAGCTCAAGGCGCATCTCAGGCGCATCGGTGCCCGCAGCTTCACACAAGTCTTTGAGGCCATCGGCAGGGTCTGCGAACTCTTCGATCAAACCGAGTGCTGGAATTACTTCAAGGCCGCAGGATATGGCGCAGGTTAA
- a CDS encoding PA0069 family radical SAM protein: MFYIGRMLPKRNPDEVLKARGADTRPDGRFEPYRREREDDGWDIPEEERLLRTDVVTETPRSIIARNSSPDVPFDRSINPYRGCEHGCIYCFARPSHSYLGLSPGLDFETKITAKPTAPALLEREIARPSYKVAPIALGTNTDPYQPVEARLAIMPGILRVLRDWNHPVTLVTRGRTVLRDLDLWAELAAKDQAAVGVSVTTLDADLARAMEPRAPTPAVRLRMIRDLSRAGVPVRVMVAPVIPVLTEPEIEAILTAAREAGATTASMIPIRLPYEVAPLFRDWLQRHRPGMAAHIMNRVQAMRGGRDNDPRFGHRFRAQGHEAQLALQRFRLARKRLGYPEGSAPLDCSKFGPPPRAGDQLSLF, from the coding sequence ATGTTCTATATTGGCCGCATGCTGCCGAAACGCAATCCGGATGAGGTTCTGAAGGCCCGGGGCGCCGATACGCGCCCGGATGGCCGCTTTGAACCCTATCGGAGAGAGCGGGAAGATGACGGTTGGGACATCCCCGAAGAAGAGCGGCTTTTGCGCACCGATGTGGTGACCGAAACGCCGCGCAGCATCATCGCGCGCAATAGCTCGCCCGATGTGCCGTTCGACCGCTCGATCAATCCCTATCGGGGCTGCGAGCATGGCTGCATCTATTGTTTCGCGCGGCCCAGCCATTCCTATCTGGGCCTGTCGCCCGGGCTGGATTTCGAAACGAAGATCACGGCGAAACCGACCGCGCCCGCGCTGCTGGAACGCGAAATCGCGCGACCGTCTTACAAGGTGGCGCCGATCGCGTTGGGGACCAATACCGATCCCTACCAGCCTGTCGAGGCGCGGCTGGCGATCATGCCGGGCATCCTGCGCGTGCTGCGCGACTGGAATCACCCTGTGACCTTGGTGACGCGTGGCCGGACGGTGTTGCGCGATCTTGATCTCTGGGCCGAACTGGCGGCGAAGGATCAGGCAGCGGTGGGGGTCAGCGTCACGACGCTGGATGCCGATCTGGCCCGCGCGATGGAGCCGCGCGCGCCCACCCCTGCCGTGCGGCTGCGGATGATCCGCGATTTGTCGCGGGCGGGCGTGCCGGTCCGCGTCATGGTCGCGCCGGTCATTCCCGTGCTGACCGAGCCCGAGATCGAAGCGATCCTGACAGCCGCGCGCGAGGCCGGGGCGACCACTGCAAGCATGATCCCCATACGTCTGCCCTACGAGGTCGCGCCGCTGTTTCGCGACTGGTTGCAGCGCCACAGGCCGGGCATGGCGGCCCATATCATGAACCGGGTGCAGGCCATGCGCGGCGGGCGCGACAATGACCCGCGTTTCGGACATCGCTTCAGGGCGCAGGGCCATGAGGCGCAGCTGGCCCTGCAGCGCTTTCGCCTGGCACGCAAACGGCTTGGCTACCCGGAGGGCAGCGCCCCGCTGGATTGCAGCAAATTCGGCCCGCCGCCGAGGGCCGGAGATCAGTTGTCGCTGTTTTAG
- the yghU gene encoding glutathione-dependent disulfide-bond oxidoreductase — translation MSDDYTPPKVWTWDAANGGEFASINRPIAGPTHDKDLPVGKHPLQLYSLATPNGQKVAILLEELLAAGHRGAEYDAWLIRIGDGDQFGSGFVEVNPNSKIPALMDHSVTPPRRVFESGSILLYLAEKFGAFLPKDPAARTEALNWLFWQMGSAPFLGGGFGHFFHYAPVKIEYAINRYAMEVKRQMDVLDRHLADHRFMAGEEYSIADMAIFPWYGRMTTGGVYGDAVTFLDGKSYKNVVRWNDEIAARPAVQRGMMVNRTSGEPSEQLWERHDASDFELRTQDKLDAQE, via the coding sequence ATGAGCGACGATTACACTCCGCCGAAGGTCTGGACATGGGATGCCGCGAATGGCGGCGAATTTGCCAGCATCAACCGTCCGATTGCCGGCCCCACCCATGACAAGGATCTGCCCGTCGGCAAGCATCCGTTGCAGCTGTATTCGCTGGCCACGCCCAACGGGCAGAAGGTCGCAATCCTTCTGGAAGAGCTGCTGGCCGCAGGCCATCGCGGCGCGGAATATGACGCCTGGCTGATCCGCATCGGCGATGGCGACCAGTTCGGCAGCGGCTTTGTCGAGGTGAACCCGAACTCCAAGATCCCTGCGCTGATGGACCATTCGGTCACCCCGCCGCGGCGGGTCTTTGAGTCCGGATCGATCCTGCTGTATCTGGCCGAGAAATTCGGTGCCTTCCTGCCCAAGGATCCCGCCGCACGAACCGAGGCCCTGAACTGGCTGTTCTGGCAGATGGGCTCGGCTCCGTTTCTGGGCGGCGGCTTCGGGCATTTCTTCCACTACGCGCCGGTCAAGATCGAATATGCCATCAACCGCTATGCGATGGAGGTGAAGCGTCAGATGGACGTGCTGGACCGCCACCTGGCCGATCACCGCTTCATGGCGGGCGAGGAATATTCGATCGCGGATATGGCGATCTTCCCCTGGTACGGGCGCATGACCACCGGCGGCGTTTATGGCGATGCGGTGACCTTCCTTGACGGGAAAAGCTACAAGAACGTTGTCCGCTGGAACGACGAAATCGCCGCCCGCCCCGCCGTGCAGCGTGGCATGATGGTGAACCGGACCTCTGGCGAGCCGTCCGAACAACTATGGGAGCGCCACGACGCCAGCGATTTCGAACTGCGCACGCAGGACAAGCTGGACGCGCAGGAATGA
- the ilvC gene encoding ketol-acid reductoisomerase, giving the protein MRVYYDRDCDVNLIKDKKVAILGYGSQGHAHALNLRDSGAKNVVVALREGSPSKAKAEGEGLQVMEIAEAAKWADLIMFTMPDELQADTYKKYVHDNLREGAAIAFAHGLNVHFGLIEPKPGVDVIMMAPKGPGHTVRGEYVKGGGVPCLVAVHQDASGKALDLGLSYCSAIGGGRSGIIETDFREECETDLFGEQAVLCGGLVELIRAGFETLVEAGYEPEMAYFECLHEVKLIVDLIYEGGIANMNYSISNTAEYGEYVSGPRVLPYDETKKRMKEVLTDIQNGKFVRDFMQENAVGQPFFKATRRINDEHQIEQVGAKLREMMPWISKGKMVDKARN; this is encoded by the coding sequence ATGCGCGTTTATTACGACCGCGATTGTGACGTGAACCTGATCAAGGACAAGAAGGTCGCGATTCTGGGCTATGGCAGCCAGGGCCATGCCCATGCGCTGAACCTGCGCGATTCGGGTGCCAAGAACGTCGTCGTGGCGCTGCGCGAAGGCTCGCCCTCGAAAGCCAAGGCCGAAGGCGAAGGCCTGCAGGTGATGGAGATCGCCGAGGCCGCCAAATGGGCCGACCTGATCATGTTCACCATGCCCGACGAACTGCAGGCCGACACCTACAAGAAATACGTCCATGACAACCTGCGTGAAGGCGCGGCAATTGCCTTTGCCCACGGTCTGAACGTGCATTTCGGCCTGATCGAGCCGAAGCCGGGCGTCGATGTCATCATGATGGCGCCCAAGGGTCCGGGCCACACCGTGCGCGGCGAATATGTCAAAGGCGGCGGCGTGCCCTGCCTGGTCGCGGTGCATCAGGATGCCAGCGGCAAGGCGCTGGACCTGGGCCTGTCCTATTGCTCGGCCATTGGCGGCGGTCGTTCGGGCATCATCGAGACCGATTTCCGTGAGGAATGCGAAACCGACCTCTTCGGCGAGCAGGCCGTGCTGTGCGGCGGTCTGGTCGAGCTGATCCGCGCCGGTTTCGAAACCCTGGTCGAGGCGGGTTATGAGCCCGAAATGGCCTATTTCGAATGTCTGCACGAGGTGAAGCTGATCGTCGATCTGATCTATGAAGGCGGCATCGCCAACATGAACTATTCGATCAGTAACACGGCTGAATATGGCGAATATGTCAGCGGCCCGCGCGTCCTGCCCTATGATGAGACGAAGAAGCGCATGAAAGAGGTCCTGACCGACATTCAGAACGGCAAGTTCGTGCGTGACTTCATGCAGGAAAACGCCGTCGGCCAGCCCTTCTTCAAGGCCACCCGCCGCATCAATGACGAGCACCAGATCGAACAGGTCGGCGCCAAGCTGCGCGAGATGATGCCCTGGATCTCCAAGGGCAAGATGGTCGACAAGGCGCGGAACTGA